The genomic stretch GGAAAATAGATGCTGGGCTGTTTATGTCACCGTTATTTTCGTTCGGTGCAACGTTGGTGCAATTCTGACTCCAACTCTGCTCATATTCATTCACACTAACACCAACCGAAGAGGGCGGTAGTTCTGTATTCGTAAGGGTTTCTGTGAGTCAGCAGGTGTAGTCCTGTAGAATCAGTGGGACTTAAAATCCCTCGGCCGAATGGCTGTGCCGGTTCGAATCCGGCCCCGGGCACCATTACATTGCAGGGGCGCTGAGTGTAGCGCTCCTGCCTTTATCAATTAACCATAACGGTATGGTCGGCCGGCTTTCTCCATGGTCGCATTGTAGTCTTTAAAAATCTGAACAACTTGTCTGACGTCAGACACAGTCCAGTATGTTGGCTTGCCAAAATGAAAGGGGCAACTACTTGGCTTTTCGCAGTCGCTCTTTTAGCGCTGTCAGGTCGCGTCATCGTCCCAACTTCCTTTGCATATTGTTGAGGGTGAAACTACAGCTTAGCGCTAACAGTAAGGAATATCGATTGCAATGCTTTAGTGGCCCGGCACTCGGCAGTAATAGAGTGAGTTGAGCTGCTGGGCCGAGTCCACCAAAGCCCGGTGGATTTATTGTCTTGTTTCTGGTGACGACGCCTCCAGCGCACGGACTTGTCGTTTCACTCGCCGGACCATCGCATAAACCCCAACATGCTTGGTGGGGCTCAAATGTTCGAAAAGGCCTAGGTCCTCGAAACCGGAATCCGCGTCGAATTGCTCGATTTTCGTTGCAGTTTTACCCGCAAACATCGCGAGTAGTATTGCCACCACGCCTTTTACAGTCGAGGTATCGCAATCGCCTTGAAATGAGTATCGACCGTTGTCCTCTCGAATTGCCCGAATAAATACCGTACTCATGCACTCGTGAACGAGATACTGATCGGTACGGTCTTCTGGAAGGTAGGTCGCTTTCTTTCTTGAGCTGCACATCAGTGGCCGTGGTCGATGTGTCCTAAGGGTGCAACGCCTTCACTCGGGGTGAATACCCTGATCTATCGTGTTGTGATGCACTTGTCCCGACTTTGTCCTTCACCTGATTCCACTTCAAGCCAGTACTTGCTGACGTTCTTCGCTGGCACGCCAGTGATAGGCGGTTGATAGTCGAATCAGCATCCCCAGAAACCGTGCAAGCGTCCTGGGTGCAGACGCGCCTGCAGCCACCTCCGCCGCGCGGTTGTAATTGGTATTGGTGTTCACATCGTAGGTCCACTGGCGGCCATGTAAATCGGTAATGAACTCAATGCCGGCTACCTCAATGTCATTGTCCCTGAGGAAGGAACCGTATTGCTTGA from Gammaproteobacteria bacterium encodes the following:
- a CDS encoding SufE family protein; amino-acid sequence: MCSSRKKATYLPEDRTDQYLVHECMSTVFIRAIREDNGRYSFQGDCDTSTVKGVVAILLAMFAGKTATKIEQFDADSGFEDLGLFEHLSPTKHVGVYAMVRRVKRQVRALEASSPETRQ